One Corynebacterium aurimucosum genomic window, CCATCGGTGACGGTAGCCTGCTGCCCAATAATATTCTCAGCCTGCTGCTGTTCGCCGCGGGAATCGCGGGTAGCGTTTGGCCATTTTTCGCCTCGGAGTAGCATACTGTTAGTCGTAGAAAACCCGTGACACACAGGAGTTTAAACACCTTATGACTTACACCATCGCGCAGCCTTGCGTCGACATAATGGACCGCAGCTGCGTTGAGGAATGCCCTGTTGACTGCATCTACGAGGGCAAGCGCATGCTCTACATCCACCCGGATGAGTGCGTGGATTGCGGCGCCTGCGAGCCGGCTTGCCCGGTGGAGGCCATCTTCTACGAGGATGATGTCCCGGATGAGTGGCTGGACTACAACGATGCCAACGCCGCCTTCTTCGATGAGCTCGGCTCCCCGGGCGGTGCAGCAGCTCTCGGCCCGCAGGACTTTGACGTCCCGATGATCGCTGCACTCCCGCCCCAGAACCAGGAGTAGAACATGAGCCGCACGCCGCTGGGAGACACGCTCCCGGATTTTCCGTGGAACTCGCTCGCCGGCGCCAAGGAGAAGGCCCAGGCGCACCCAGACGGGATCGTTGACCTATCAGTTGGCAACCCCGTTGATCCGGTCGCCCCTGGCGTGCAGTTAGCACTGTCCGCAGCGGCCGAGGCTCCCGGTTACCCACAGACCCAGGGCACCCCGGAGCTGCGGGAGGCCATCGCGAAGGCGCTGCAGCGCCGCTACAACATGAATGTGGACGCGGTGCTGCCGGTCATCGGCACCAAGGAGGCCATCGCCTGGCTGCCCACTTTGCTGGGCATGCGTGGCGAGACCGTAGCTTTCCCGACGGTGGCCTATCCCACCTATGAAGTCGGTGCGCTCTTGGCCGGTGCTAAGCCCCTGCGTGCGGACGATGACTTCGAAGACGCCTCGCTGGTGTTCATCAACTCGCCGTCGAACCCGACGGGCAAGGTGTTGGGCGTCGAGAAGCTGCGTGAGATCGTCGCTTGGGCGCGCGAGAACAATGCCATCGTGGCCTCAGATGAGTGCTACATGGGCTTGGGCTGGGATGATGAGAACCCGCCGGTGTCCATCCTGGATCCGCGCGTGACCGATGGGGACAATACGGGGCTTATCGCCATGCATTCGCTGTCCAAGAGCGCGAACATGGCGTCCTACCGCGCGGGCTTCTTCGCGGGCGATGCCAAGCTCATCGCGGAGCTATTGGAGCTGCGCAAGCACGCAGGGCTCATCGTGCCGGGCCCCATTCAGGCGGCCATGGTTGCCGCGCTTGACGACGACCCCTCCGAAGCCCTCCAGCGCCAGCGCTACGCCGCGCGCCGTGTAGAACTCATGCGCGCACTGACCGGCGCGGGCTTTAGAATCGAGCACTCCGAGGCTGGGCTCTACCTGTGGGCAACCCGTGGTGAGAACTGCCGCGAGACCGTTGACTGGCTGGCCGAGCGCGGCATCCTCGTGGCGCCGGGTGATTTCTACGGCCCAGCGGGCGAGCAGTACGTACGCATCG contains:
- the fdxA gene encoding ferredoxin; this encodes MTYTIAQPCVDIMDRSCVEECPVDCIYEGKRMLYIHPDECVDCGACEPACPVEAIFYEDDVPDEWLDYNDANAAFFDELGSPGGAAALGPQDFDVPMIAALPPQNQE
- the dapC gene encoding succinyldiaminopimelate transaminase — protein: MSRTPLGDTLPDFPWNSLAGAKEKAQAHPDGIVDLSVGNPVDPVAPGVQLALSAAAEAPGYPQTQGTPELREAIAKALQRRYNMNVDAVLPVIGTKEAIAWLPTLLGMRGETVAFPTVAYPTYEVGALLAGAKPLRADDDFEDASLVFINSPSNPTGKVLGVEKLREIVAWARENNAIVASDECYMGLGWDDENPPVSILDPRVTDGDNTGLIAMHSLSKSANMASYRAGFFAGDAKLIAELLELRKHAGLIVPGPIQAAMVAALDDDPSEALQRQRYAARRVELMRALTGAGFRIEHSEAGLYLWATRGENCRETVDWLAERGILVAPGDFYGPAGEQYVRIGLNSTDERIAAAVARLAE